In a genomic window of Gouania willdenowi chromosome 11, fGouWil2.1, whole genome shotgun sequence:
- the ggcta gene encoding gamma-glutamylcyclotransferase a — MLIAVRFWLQVLCGELNLLQVSHSGPQLNSSPALGGNMTGSPDRFMYFAYGSNLLKERLQLKNPSAVFITTGRLKDYELNFGLWKEHVDNSWHGGVATIQYHPGAEVWGVIWSLSIENLASLDRQEGVGVGIYSPLDVSVETDEGTMLCRTYQMNNFHSCPPSPQYKQVVCMGAEENSLPEEYLKWLKTIKTNDYSGPSVLDELSSART; from the exons ATGCTAATAGCTGTACGCTTTTGGCTCCAAGTGCTGTGCGGAGAGTTGAACCTGCTCCAGGTCTCACATTCTGGTCCACAGCTGAACTCCTCACCGGCCCTGGGAGGGAACATGACCGGCAGCCCAGACCGTTTCATGTATTTCGCGTACGGCAGTAATTTATTGAAAGAGAGGCTTCAGCTGAAGAATCCCTCCGCCGTGTTCATCACCACAGGGAGACTGAAG gactATGAGCTGAACTTTGGTCTCTGGAAGGAACATGTGGACAATTCGTGGCATGGTGGAGTGGCCACTATCCAGTACCATCCAGGTGCTGAGGTGTGGGGGGTCATCTGGTCTCTGAGCATTGAAAACCTGGCCAGTTTAGACCG TCAGGAGGGAGTGGGGGTTGGAATATATTCTCCTCTGGACGTCTCCGTGGAGACGGATGAAGGAACGATGCTCTGCAGGACGTATCAGATGAACAACTTCCACAGCTGCCCCCCCTCGCCTCAGTACAAACAG GTGGTGTGTATGGGTGCAGAGGAGAACAGCCTCCCTGAGGAGTACCTGAAGTGGTTGAAGACCATTAAAACCAATGACTATAGCGGTCCATCTGTGCTAGATGAACTCAGCTCAGCCAGGACATAG
- the adnp2b gene encoding activity-dependent neuroprotector homeobox protein 2b, with the protein MYQLPVGNVAKIRKSRKAVKNILCDIGLEDCQEFLKGLNEDSEKTLANDEAFEETEWNDFTDGFNGRMQKKWQYRTRSLCCTLCKYSTQNIYNFRSHVSRCHNPFQSFCTLSHCSQCLFIGHPKVLKKHLLYFHNKPREEPGPIHPTNERYQCRKCGIPASSIFAMKKHVILKHLERVTEQYIGYRLIQKGGTAAKVYCCKVCRINVGSLDQLLHHMLMDPSHYTVSPIVQSLIYENKPSLAKPASNGNGIYMTIQNIAPKPQQPQLVSNQSLILPNQTTGTVLTLQQVPGVTSNTTLICAPGTNQAFLPPQASALVQLASAEAKGLLQPGATIALRSALPQGSSMVSLPPVSNVSLQPMPVTLAPPPNKTSPTQQVLIPSGVQASVATGNGTAPKPAGLAQNAMNQAALKGTMLTSQSLLNHLIPTGNRVNGMPTYTFAPLQVAAPSAQSKSTPPKTVEQAVNSPQTKKWITCPLCNELFPSNVFDIHTEAAHQKKFVSAKPETLAARAAFLQKMPNKTVKCLTCKILLSEKSIVQHLLHGLNCLYCSAVFFSIKQLIEHVKQHNTLSKSYTDLLRQKYRIYSKSGGILFPYFDVCTAAPKEVLGPAEVNLALVTNSLDLLYFKLEPSTQPEVSPPVKINSSFCPFCNDKFTNESQHVQHLKQKHFVAPTIHAILKTEAYKCIYCNGVYTGKVTQLAVKLHIQRCRCSPKQHQVNQPKTFRVQQKLNVVANPNSAQPPQQTSGLYFVTVPQNMIVKPSTARVNPSTSSPQRPETEAEMQSKRRLEAALREVMQSKKQGSVLVQEEKIAPRKKPEKLLPEPKPQIDPAVKLALEPKGVAIHSVDERKEFLSKYFNVNPYTTKAESEELCKRLLLNRPELTSTFSAKRSKCMKMLKKNRSAILLGFNMTELKKVKHNLFIPEQQPPPEVVDNTEPIENRDEEPEPVEESKKDDVPQKEAEEPMEVETVSGQ; encoded by the exons ATGTATCAGCTTCCAGTTGGTAATGTTGCGAAGATCAGAAAATCACGCAAGGCCGTGAAAAACATCTTATGTGACATCGGCCTGGAAGACTGCCAAGAATTTCTGAAG GGACTCAATGAAGACTCAGAGAAAACTCTCGCCAATGATGAGGCCTTTGAGGAAACGGAGTGGAACGACTTTACTGATGGATTCAATGGCAGGATGCAAAAAAAG TGGCAGTACCGGACTCGGTCTTTGTGCTGTACCCTGTGCAAGTATTCGACACAAAACATCTACAACTTCAGGAGCCACGTCAGCCGCTGCCACAACCCTTTCCAGTCATTTTGCACACTGTCACATTGCTCACAGTGCCTCTTCATTGGCCACCCAAAGGTCCTCAAGAAACACCTGCTGTACTTCCACAACAAACCGAGAGAAGAGCCAGGGCCCATACATCCCACAAATGAGAGGTATCAATGCCGTAAATGTGGCATACCGGCTTCTTCAATATTTGCTATGAAAAAGCATGTTATCCTGAAACATCTGGAACGAGTGACGGAGCAGTACATTGGATACAGGTTAATTCAAAAAGGAGGAACAGCAGCCAAAGTGTACTGCTGCAAAGTGTGTAGGATTAACGTTGGATCGCTGGATCAGCTTTTGCATCACATGCTGATGGATCCCTCACACTACACCGTCAGCCCAATTGTGCAGAGTCTGATCTATGAAAACAAGCCATCCTTGGCTAAACCAGCTTCTAATGGGAATGGAATATATATGACAATACAGAATATTGCTCCCAAACCACAGCAGCCTCAACTGGTCTCTAATCAGTCCCTGATCTTACCCAACCAAACCACAGGGACTGTCCTGACTCTGCAGCAAGTACCTGGAGTGACAAGCAACACTACTCTGATCTGTGCTCCTGGTACTAACCAGGCCTTCCTTCCTCCTCAAGCATCTGCACTGGTGCAGCTAGCTAGCGCTGAGGCTAAAGGCCTGCTGCAGCCTGGTGCCACGATAGCCCTTCGAAGCGCTTTGCCTCAAGGATCTTCGATGGTTAGCCTTCCACCTGTGTCCAATGTGTCTCTGCAACCCATGCCTGTAACTTTAGCTCCTCCCCCTAATAAGACGTCACCGACACAGCAGGTCCTCATCCCGTCAGGTGTGCAGGCCAGTGTGGCCACAGGAAACGGCACTGCTCCTAAACCTGCTGGACTTGCTCAAAATGCCATGAACCAAGCAGCACTGAAAGGCACCATGCTCACATCCCAGTCTCTGCTCAATCACCTGATCCCCACTGGGAACAGGGTGAACGGCATGCCCACATACACGTTTGCTCCCCTGCAGGTAGCAGCACCTTCCGCTCAGAGCAAGAGCACCCCTCCCAAGACTGTTGAGCAAGCGGTAAACTCGCCTCAAACTAAGAAATGGATTACCTGTCCACTTTGTAATGAACTGTTCCCTTCAAACGTCTTCGACATACACACAGAGGCCGCCCACCAGAAAAAGTTTGTCTCAGCTAAACCGGAAACCCTGGCAGCTCGAGCAGCGTTTTTACAGAAAATGCCCAACAAAACTGTTAAATGTCTAACCTGCAAAATTCTTCTCTCAGAAAAGAGCATCGTGCAGCACCTTCTGCATGGTCTGAACTGCTTGTACTGCTCGGCTGTGTTCTTCTCCATCAAACAGCTAATAGAGCACGTGAAGCAGCACAATACGCTGAGCAAGTCCTACACTGACCTCCTGAGGCAGAAGTACAGGATCTATTCAAAATCAGGAGGGATCCTGTTTCCTTATTTTGACGTTTGCACGGCGGCACCAAAAGAGGTGCTGGGACCAGCAGAGGTAAACCTCGCCCTGGTCACTAACTCCCTGGACCTGCTGTACTTTAAGCTGGAGCCTAGCACGCAGCCTGAAGTCAGCCCACCTGTAAAGATCAACAGCTCATTCTGTCCCTTCTGCAACGACAAGTTCACAAACGAGTCCCAACACGTCCAGCATCTGAAGCAAAAGCACTTTGTAGCACCTACTATTCATGCTATCCTCAAGACCGAGGCCTATAAGTGCATCTACTGCAATGGTGTGTACACCGGAAAGGTCACGCAGCTGGCTGTCAAGCTCCACATTCAGCGATGCCGATGCTCACCTAAACAACACCAAGTAAATCAACCCAAAACTTTCAGAGTGCAGCAGAAGCTGAACGTGGTGGCCAATCCAAACTCAGCGCAGCCACCTCAACAGACATCTGGGCTCTACTTTGTCACAGTGCCACAAAATATGATAGTGAAACCTTCCACAGCACGTGTGAACCCTTCTACATCGTCCCCTCAGCGTCCAGAAACTGAAGCTGAGATGCAGTCCAAGAGGAGGCTGGAGGCCGCATTGAGGGAAGTCATGCAGTCCAAAAAACAAGGGTCAGTGCTTGTGCAAGAGGAAAAGATAGCGCCACGAAAGAAACCCGAGAAGTTGTTGCCAGAGCCCAAACCTCAGATCGACCCCGCCGTCAAGTTGGCGTTGGAGCCAAAAGGGGTGGCGATCCACAGCGTTGACGAGCGCAAAGAATTTCTGTCCAAATACTTCAACGTCAACCCCTACACCACCAAGGCAGAGAGCGAGGAGCTGTGCAAGAGGCTCTTACTCAACAGGCCAGAGCTGACATCCACCTTCAGCGCCAAGCGCAGCAAGTGCATGAAGATGCTCAAGAAGAACAGGTCGGCCATTCTCCTCGGCTTTAACATGACAGAGCTGAAGAAAGTGAAGCACAACCTGTTCATCCCAGAGCAGCAGCCTCCACCAGAGGTCGTTGATAACACAGAGCCAATAGAAAACAGGGACGAAGAACCAGAGCCAGTGGAGGAAAGTAAGAAAGATGATGTTCCACAGAAAGAGGCGGAGGAACCAATGGAAGTGGAGACTGTTAGCGGTCAATAA
- the azin1b gene encoding antizyme inhibitor 1b — MKGLTDKPSYIIELLEGGVTLEDVIDGHICEQTVVEKSAFVVGDLGALMRQHTSWLSIVPRLQPYYPVKSNCSPAVIEVLASLGLSFVCANKTEVNLVLDHGVPVENIILSGGFKQLAHIKHAAKNNIQHVVCENEAELSKIARLHPNAKLLLQLTTEAHAAETSMPFGSSLKSCRHLLETAMELGVQVVGVSFYIPSSCPDVQQAYTHALSDARCVFDMGVDLGFNMNILDIGGGFTGSEFQLKQVESVIRPLLDAYFPRLSGVQVLAQPGSFYVASAFSLAVNVIGKKVVPRPWASLAEGENNEETEFLYYMNEGVYGPFSRKLLGNSITTPSVHKGALCAEGPVYPSSLWGPTLDQLDQVVERCLLPELIVGDWLLFSNMGLCGLEELSSLSGSPQLPVYYTVTTTDWYEMQEAGVGLDSAMKNFSMLQYSA; from the exons ATGAAAGGACTCACTGACAAACCCAGTTACATCATTGAACTCCTGGAGGGAGGAGTGACCCTGGAAGATGTCATTGATGGACACATCTGTGAACAGACAGTG GTGGAAAAGAGTGCATTTGTGGTGGGTGACCTCGGTGCCCTGATGCGACAGCACACATCCTGGCTGAGTATCGTGCCACGGCTGCAACCTTACTACCCAGTCAAATCTAACTGCAGTCCAGCTGTCATTGAGGTGTTGGCCTCTTTGGGCCTCAGCTTTGTTTGTGCCAACAAG ACTGAAGTGAACTTGGTGCTGGACCATGGCGTGCCCGTAGAAAACATCATTTTATCCGGTGGTTTTAAGCAACTCGCTCACATCAAACATGCTGCCAAGAACAACATCCAGCATGTTGTTTGTGAAAACGAGGCAGAGTTGTCCAAGATTGCCCGCCTGCACCCCAATGCAAA GTTGCTGCTGCAGTTGACCACTGAGGCCCACGCGGCTGAGACCAGCATGCCCTTCGGCTCCTCTCTGAAGAGCTGTCGCCACTTGCTGGAAACGGCGATGGAGCTCGGTGTTCAGGTGGTGGGAGTTTCTTTTTACATCCCCAGCTCCTGTCCAGATGTGCAACAGGCCTACACCCACGCGCTGTCAGATGCTCGCTGCGTGTTTGACATGGGG GTGGACCTGGGCTTTAACATGAACATCCTGGACATCGGTGGTGGATTTACTGGCTCCGAGTTTCAGCTCAAACAG gtggagtctgtgATCCGGCCACTCTTGGATGCTTACTTCCCTCGGCTGTCTGGTGTGCAAGTGTTGGCTCAGCCCGGCAGTTTCTACGTGGCCTCAGCCTTCAGCCTGGCTGTCAATGTGATCGGCAAGAAAGTGGTGCCCCGCCCTTGGGCCAGTCTTGCTGAAG GCGAGAACAATGAAGAAACTGAGTTCCTGTACTACATGAATGAAGGTGTTTATGGCCCATTTAGCCGCAAGCTGCTGGGAAACTCGATCACTACCCCGTCAGTGCACAAG ggTGCGTTGTGCGCTGAAGGGCCCGTGTATCCCAGCAGCCTGTGGGGGCCCACCCTCGACCAGCTGGACCAGGTAGTGGAGCGCTGTTTGTTACCAGAGCTGATAGTGGGAGACTGGCTGCTCTTCTCCAACATGGGCCTGTGTGGCTTAGAGGAGCTGAGCTCCCTCTCTGGCTCCCCCCAGCTGCCAGTCTACTACACCGTGACCACCACTGACTG GTATGAAATGCAGGAGGCCGGCGTAGGGCTGGATAGTGCCATGAAGAATTTCTCCATGCTGCAGTACAGCGCATAA